The proteins below are encoded in one region of Pithys albifrons albifrons isolate INPA30051 chromosome 25, PitAlb_v1, whole genome shotgun sequence:
- the NBR1 gene encoding next to BRCA1 gene 1 protein isoform X2: protein MLDWSGPRPALPPGPRERPMEPPVTLRVAYCGDTRSFLVSDPEHTTWADVEAMVKVSFDLDNIQIKYIDEDNDEVSVNSKEEYEEALKIAVKQGNQLQMNAYEKTSSCALQLHEKAVTEKLVLLKDEKKPLSHYSMLTQGLEEEFKNDKQLTIQKLNETRTEKKSENPPEWFTSYLETFREQVVKETVEKLEQKLYEKLVHCNQPPDFCEGSVAAAPSPLESPDGQCDWLISCCNCQARIVGIRYQCSLCPAYNICEECEAGTYAHDPNHVLLKLRRPVLCTAENCSPAELPSHLPVTLEQVRLQKQMDKRFLKAEKQRLRAEKKQRKAEVRELKKQLKLHRKIHMWNSVHVLETSSSPTLKSESLQPNTFLSPNQPFQAIVPTLSAVFVDENLPDGTRLQPGTKFIKHWRMKNTGNVEWTSDTKLKLMWGNLTLASSEKKDVLVPSLPSGQIGTVSVEFVAPNIEGTYTSYWRLSHRGEQFGPRIWCSIVVDPSPAADYLESDWKGSGSCQKSKAPSIKQVASLKPEAGAQFVGEITEQAEISLPSIPLKIKNLPSEREFYIPSVDLLTAQDLLSFELLDINIVQELERVPHNTPVDMTPCMSPLPHDSPLLEKPGLGQIEEEENEGSGLKLVPGMAEACLPVDSTMVKVKAEHALNQEEGEEDMSGTQFVCETVIRSLTLDAAPDHRPPPPKSKTLQNSLQTLQDTFSCNMINEESPMINTNASSKKEAKIHQSEAMMENYCGDLPRSGESTSPCNGTANCDEEEDDDKDDVQSQGSSASSEDYIIILPECFDTSRPLGESMYSSALSQPSLEKAGEAETGAERPEGGSQAQTRRILSPSLTPAAVPLTPVTADTLPHTQRNLGSLSDHIFQEPNIPASENISSASHDQIQREERSDEDSHGVGSSGSLPSKQKFSEYPRYPQGSSIAGELVKGALSVAASAYKALFAGPPIIEQQPAATEEQTATLLSSLCEMGFCDRQLNLRLLKKHNNNMVQVVTELLQISNSDWYSSRC, encoded by the exons ATGTTGGACTGGTCGGGGCCGCGGCCGGCGCTGCCCCCGGGCCCGCGGGAGCGCCCGATGGAGCCGCCCGTGACCCTGCGCGTCGCCTACTGCGGCGACACCCGCAGCTTCCTTGTGTCGGATCCGGAGCACACGACGTGGGCCGATGTGGAGGCCATG GTTAAAGTTTCATTTGACCTGGACAACATTCAGATCAAATACATTGATGAGGATAATGATGAG GTCTCTGTGAACAGCAAAG aGGAATATGAAGAGGCTCTGAAG ATTGCAGTTAAACAAGGAAATCAACTTCAGATGAATGCCTATGAAAAAACCTCTTCTTGTGCTTTGCAACTACATGAAAAAGCTGTTACAGAAAAGCTGGTGCTTCTGAAAGATGAGAAGAAACCTCTTTCACACTATTCCATGCTAACTCAGGGATTAgaggaagaatttaaaaatgacAAGCAGCTGACCATTCAG AAGTTAAATGAGACTcgaacagaaaaaaaaagtgaaaatcctCCAGAATGGTTTACGAGCTACTTGGAAACA TTCAGGGAACAAGTAGTTAAGGAGACTGTTGAGAAGCTGGAGCAGAAGCTGTATGAGAAGCTTGTTCATTGTAATCAGCCTCCAGACTTCTGTGAGGGCTCAGTtgcagcagcaccttccccttTGGAGAGCCCTGATGGCCAGTGTGACTGGCTGATCTCCTGCTGCAACTGCCAGGCCCGCATCGTCGGCATTCGCTACCAGTGCAG CCTTTGTCCAGCCTACAATATCTGTGAAGAGTGTGAAGCAGGAACATACGCACATGATCCAAACCATGTCCTGTTAAAGCTGCGCAGACCTGTCCTCTGCACGGCTGAGAattgcagccctgcagagctcccgTCGCACCTGCCTGTGACTCTGGAGCAAGTgag actCCAGAAACAGATGGACAAAAGATTTctgaaggcagagaaacaaagaTTACgagcagaaaagaaacagagaaaagcagaggttCGAGAGCTGAAAAAGCAGCTAAAATTGCACAGGAAAATTCATATGTGGAATTCTGTCCATGTATTGGAAACAAGCAGCTCACCTACTCTGAAATCTGAGAGTCTCCAACCTAACACCTTCCT GAGTCCTAATCAACCCTTCCAAGCAATTGTTCCAACACTAAGTGCGGTATTTGTGGATGAGAATTTGCCTGATGGTACTCGCTTGCAACCAGGAACAAAGTTTATCAAACACTGGCGAATGAAGAATACTGGCAATGTGGAATGGACCTCAGACACAAAG CTGAAACTTATGTGGGGAAATCTGACCCTGGCATCTTCTGAGAAGAAGGATGTGTTAGTGCCATCCCTTCCATCGGGACAAATAGGAACTGTTTCAGTTGAGTTTGTAGCTCCTAATATAGAAGGAACTTATACTTCTTACTGGAGACTGTCACACAGAGGGGAACAGTTTGGGCCAAGGATCTGGTGCAGTATTGTTGTGgatccctctccagctgctgacTATCTAGAAAGTGATTGGAAGGGTTCTGGCTCCTGTCAGAAGAGTAAAGCTCCCAGCATCAAACAG gTTGCATCCTTAAAACCAGAAGCAGGTGCTCAGTTTGTGGGTGAAATCACAGAGCAGGCTGAAATATCTTTGCCAAGTATTCCTTTAAAGATCAAAAATCTGCCAAGTGAGAGAGAATTTTATATTCCATCTGTTGACCTCCTCACTGCACAG GATTTGCTGTCCTTTGAGCTGTTGGACATTAATATTGTGCAGGAATTGGAGCGAGTGCCACACAATACTCCTGTTG ACATGACTCCATGCATGTCCCCtttgccacatgacagccccTTGCTGGAGAAACCTGGCTTAGGTCAGatagaggaggaggagaacgaGGGGAGTGGACTTAAGCTAGTGCCTG GAATGGCAGAAGCCTGCCTTCCTGTGGACTCCACCATGGTGAAGGTGAAAGCTGAGCATGCGTTGAAccaggaggaaggggaagaagatATGAGTGGGACTCAGTTTGTCTGTGAAACTGTAATTCGATCTCTGACCCTGGATGCTGCACCTGACCACAGGCCCCCCCCACCAAAAAGTAAAACCCTTCAGA ACTCTCTACAAACACTGCAAGACACCTTCAGTTGCAATATGATAAATGAAGAATCTCCTATGATAAATACTAATGCCAGTTCCAAAAAGGAAGCAAAGATTCATCAGTCAGAGGCAATGATGGAAAATTACTGTG GGGACCTTCCACGGTCTGGTGAGAGCACGAGCCCTTGTAATGGTACTGCCAATTGtgatgaagaggaggatgaTGATAAAGACGATGTTCAGAGTCAAGGCTCCTCTGCTTCGTCAGAGGATTATATCATTATTCTCCCCGAGTGCTTTGACACCAGTCGGCCTTTAGGCGAGTCCATGTATAGTTCGGCTCTTTCTCAGCCCAGTTTGGAGAAGGCAGGAGAAGCTgaaacaggagcagagaggCCAGAAGGGGGAAGCCAGGCACAGACCCGCAGGATTTTGTCACCTTCGCTAACACCAGCTGCGGTACCGTTAACCCCAGTGACTGCTGACACCTTGCCCCATACACAAAG GAATCTTGGATCTCTTTCAGATCATATCTTCCAAGAACCAAACATACCAGCTTCAGAGAATATCTCCTCTGCTTCTCATGATCAAATACAAAGAGAAG aacGCAGTGATGAAGACAGTCATGGTGTAGGATCTTCTGGATCTCTCCCTAGTAAACAGAAGTTCTCCGAATACCCAAG GTACCCTCAAGGAAGCAGCATTGCAGGAGAACTTGTCAAAGGAGCTTTGTCAGTTGCTGCTTCTGCCTACAAAGCATTATTTGCTGGACCACCGATTATTGAGCAG CAGCCTGCAGCTACAGAAG
- the NBR1 gene encoding next to BRCA1 gene 1 protein isoform X1, with translation MLDWSGPRPALPPGPRERPMEPPVTLRVAYCGDTRSFLVSDPEHTTWADVEAMVKVSFDLDNIQIKYIDEDNDEVSVNSKEEYEEALKIAVKQGNQLQMNAYEKTSSCALQLHEKAVTEKLVLLKDEKKPLSHYSMLTQGLEEEFKNDKQLTIQQKLNETRTEKKSENPPEWFTSYLETFREQVVKETVEKLEQKLYEKLVHCNQPPDFCEGSVAAAPSPLESPDGQCDWLISCCNCQARIVGIRYQCSLCPAYNICEECEAGTYAHDPNHVLLKLRRPVLCTAENCSPAELPSHLPVTLEQVRLQKQMDKRFLKAEKQRLRAEKKQRKAEVRELKKQLKLHRKIHMWNSVHVLETSSSPTLKSESLQPNTFLSPNQPFQAIVPTLSAVFVDENLPDGTRLQPGTKFIKHWRMKNTGNVEWTSDTKLKLMWGNLTLASSEKKDVLVPSLPSGQIGTVSVEFVAPNIEGTYTSYWRLSHRGEQFGPRIWCSIVVDPSPAADYLESDWKGSGSCQKSKAPSIKQVASLKPEAGAQFVGEITEQAEISLPSIPLKIKNLPSEREFYIPSVDLLTAQDLLSFELLDINIVQELERVPHNTPVDMTPCMSPLPHDSPLLEKPGLGQIEEEENEGSGLKLVPGMAEACLPVDSTMVKVKAEHALNQEEGEEDMSGTQFVCETVIRSLTLDAAPDHRPPPPKSKTLQNSLQTLQDTFSCNMINEESPMINTNASSKKEAKIHQSEAMMENYCGDLPRSGESTSPCNGTANCDEEEDDDKDDVQSQGSSASSEDYIIILPECFDTSRPLGESMYSSALSQPSLEKAGEAETGAERPEGGSQAQTRRILSPSLTPAAVPLTPVTADTLPHTQRNLGSLSDHIFQEPNIPASENISSASHDQIQREERSDEDSHGVGSSGSLPSKQKFSEYPRYPQGSSIAGELVKGALSVAASAYKALFAGPPIIEQQPAATEEQTATLLSSLCEMGFCDRQLNLRLLKKHNNNMVQVVTELLQISNSDWYSSRC, from the exons ATGTTGGACTGGTCGGGGCCGCGGCCGGCGCTGCCCCCGGGCCCGCGGGAGCGCCCGATGGAGCCGCCCGTGACCCTGCGCGTCGCCTACTGCGGCGACACCCGCAGCTTCCTTGTGTCGGATCCGGAGCACACGACGTGGGCCGATGTGGAGGCCATG GTTAAAGTTTCATTTGACCTGGACAACATTCAGATCAAATACATTGATGAGGATAATGATGAG GTCTCTGTGAACAGCAAAG aGGAATATGAAGAGGCTCTGAAG ATTGCAGTTAAACAAGGAAATCAACTTCAGATGAATGCCTATGAAAAAACCTCTTCTTGTGCTTTGCAACTACATGAAAAAGCTGTTACAGAAAAGCTGGTGCTTCTGAAAGATGAGAAGAAACCTCTTTCACACTATTCCATGCTAACTCAGGGATTAgaggaagaatttaaaaatgacAAGCAGCTGACCATTCAG caGAAGTTAAATGAGACTcgaacagaaaaaaaaagtgaaaatcctCCAGAATGGTTTACGAGCTACTTGGAAACA TTCAGGGAACAAGTAGTTAAGGAGACTGTTGAGAAGCTGGAGCAGAAGCTGTATGAGAAGCTTGTTCATTGTAATCAGCCTCCAGACTTCTGTGAGGGCTCAGTtgcagcagcaccttccccttTGGAGAGCCCTGATGGCCAGTGTGACTGGCTGATCTCCTGCTGCAACTGCCAGGCCCGCATCGTCGGCATTCGCTACCAGTGCAG CCTTTGTCCAGCCTACAATATCTGTGAAGAGTGTGAAGCAGGAACATACGCACATGATCCAAACCATGTCCTGTTAAAGCTGCGCAGACCTGTCCTCTGCACGGCTGAGAattgcagccctgcagagctcccgTCGCACCTGCCTGTGACTCTGGAGCAAGTgag actCCAGAAACAGATGGACAAAAGATTTctgaaggcagagaaacaaagaTTACgagcagaaaagaaacagagaaaagcagaggttCGAGAGCTGAAAAAGCAGCTAAAATTGCACAGGAAAATTCATATGTGGAATTCTGTCCATGTATTGGAAACAAGCAGCTCACCTACTCTGAAATCTGAGAGTCTCCAACCTAACACCTTCCT GAGTCCTAATCAACCCTTCCAAGCAATTGTTCCAACACTAAGTGCGGTATTTGTGGATGAGAATTTGCCTGATGGTACTCGCTTGCAACCAGGAACAAAGTTTATCAAACACTGGCGAATGAAGAATACTGGCAATGTGGAATGGACCTCAGACACAAAG CTGAAACTTATGTGGGGAAATCTGACCCTGGCATCTTCTGAGAAGAAGGATGTGTTAGTGCCATCCCTTCCATCGGGACAAATAGGAACTGTTTCAGTTGAGTTTGTAGCTCCTAATATAGAAGGAACTTATACTTCTTACTGGAGACTGTCACACAGAGGGGAACAGTTTGGGCCAAGGATCTGGTGCAGTATTGTTGTGgatccctctccagctgctgacTATCTAGAAAGTGATTGGAAGGGTTCTGGCTCCTGTCAGAAGAGTAAAGCTCCCAGCATCAAACAG gTTGCATCCTTAAAACCAGAAGCAGGTGCTCAGTTTGTGGGTGAAATCACAGAGCAGGCTGAAATATCTTTGCCAAGTATTCCTTTAAAGATCAAAAATCTGCCAAGTGAGAGAGAATTTTATATTCCATCTGTTGACCTCCTCACTGCACAG GATTTGCTGTCCTTTGAGCTGTTGGACATTAATATTGTGCAGGAATTGGAGCGAGTGCCACACAATACTCCTGTTG ACATGACTCCATGCATGTCCCCtttgccacatgacagccccTTGCTGGAGAAACCTGGCTTAGGTCAGatagaggaggaggagaacgaGGGGAGTGGACTTAAGCTAGTGCCTG GAATGGCAGAAGCCTGCCTTCCTGTGGACTCCACCATGGTGAAGGTGAAAGCTGAGCATGCGTTGAAccaggaggaaggggaagaagatATGAGTGGGACTCAGTTTGTCTGTGAAACTGTAATTCGATCTCTGACCCTGGATGCTGCACCTGACCACAGGCCCCCCCCACCAAAAAGTAAAACCCTTCAGA ACTCTCTACAAACACTGCAAGACACCTTCAGTTGCAATATGATAAATGAAGAATCTCCTATGATAAATACTAATGCCAGTTCCAAAAAGGAAGCAAAGATTCATCAGTCAGAGGCAATGATGGAAAATTACTGTG GGGACCTTCCACGGTCTGGTGAGAGCACGAGCCCTTGTAATGGTACTGCCAATTGtgatgaagaggaggatgaTGATAAAGACGATGTTCAGAGTCAAGGCTCCTCTGCTTCGTCAGAGGATTATATCATTATTCTCCCCGAGTGCTTTGACACCAGTCGGCCTTTAGGCGAGTCCATGTATAGTTCGGCTCTTTCTCAGCCCAGTTTGGAGAAGGCAGGAGAAGCTgaaacaggagcagagaggCCAGAAGGGGGAAGCCAGGCACAGACCCGCAGGATTTTGTCACCTTCGCTAACACCAGCTGCGGTACCGTTAACCCCAGTGACTGCTGACACCTTGCCCCATACACAAAG GAATCTTGGATCTCTTTCAGATCATATCTTCCAAGAACCAAACATACCAGCTTCAGAGAATATCTCCTCTGCTTCTCATGATCAAATACAAAGAGAAG aacGCAGTGATGAAGACAGTCATGGTGTAGGATCTTCTGGATCTCTCCCTAGTAAACAGAAGTTCTCCGAATACCCAAG GTACCCTCAAGGAAGCAGCATTGCAGGAGAACTTGTCAAAGGAGCTTTGTCAGTTGCTGCTTCTGCCTACAAAGCATTATTTGCTGGACCACCGATTATTGAGCAG CAGCCTGCAGCTACAGAAG
- the NBR1 gene encoding next to BRCA1 gene 1 protein isoform X3, translating into MLDWSGPRPALPPGPRERPMEPPVTLRVAYCGDTRSFLVSDPEHTTWADVEAMVKVSFDLDNIQIKYIDEDNDEVSVNSKEEYEEALKIAVKQGNQLQMNAYEKTSSCALQLHEKAVTEKLVLLKDEKKPLSHYSMLTQGLEEEFKNDKQLTIQQKLNETRTEKKSENPPEWFTSYLETFREQVVKETVEKLEQKLYEKLVHCNQPPDFCEGSVAAAPSPLESPDGQCDWLISCCNCQARIVGIRYQCSLCPAYNICEECEAGTYAHDPNHVLLKLRRPVLCTAENCSPAELPSHLPVTLEQVRLQKQMDKRFLKAEKQRLRAEKKQRKAEVRELKKQLKLHRKIHMWNSVHVLETSSSPTLKSESLQPNTFLSPNQPFQAIVPTLSAVFVDENLPDGTRLQPGTKFIKHWRMKNTGNVEWTSDTKLKLMWGNLTLASSEKKDVLVPSLPSGQIGTVSVEFVAPNIEGTYTSYWRLSHRGEQFGPRIWCSIVVDPSPAADYLESDWKGSGSCQKSKAPSIKQVASLKPEAGAQFVGEITEQAEISLPSIPLKIKNLPSEREFYIPSVDLLTAQDLLSFELLDINIVQELERVPHNTPVDMTPCMSPLPHDSPLLEKPGLGQIEEEENEGSGLKLVPGMAEACLPVDSTMVKVKAEHALNQEEGEEDMSGTQFVCETVIRSLTLDAAPDHRPPPPKSKTLQNSLQTLQDTFSCNMINEESPMINTNASSKKEAKIHQSEAMMENYCGDLPRSGESTSPCNGTANCDEEEDDDKDDVQSQGSSASSEDYIIILPECFDTSRPLGESMYSSALSQPSLEKAGEAETGAERPEGGSQAQTRRILSPSLTPAAVPLTPVTADTLPHTQRNLGSLSDHIFQEPNIPASENISSASHDQIQREERSDEDSHGVGSSGSLPSKQKFSEYPRYPQGSSIAGELVKGALSVAASAYKALFAGPPIIEQPAATEEQTATLLSSLCEMGFCDRQLNLRLLKKHNNNMVQVVTELLQISNSDWYSSRC; encoded by the exons ATGTTGGACTGGTCGGGGCCGCGGCCGGCGCTGCCCCCGGGCCCGCGGGAGCGCCCGATGGAGCCGCCCGTGACCCTGCGCGTCGCCTACTGCGGCGACACCCGCAGCTTCCTTGTGTCGGATCCGGAGCACACGACGTGGGCCGATGTGGAGGCCATG GTTAAAGTTTCATTTGACCTGGACAACATTCAGATCAAATACATTGATGAGGATAATGATGAG GTCTCTGTGAACAGCAAAG aGGAATATGAAGAGGCTCTGAAG ATTGCAGTTAAACAAGGAAATCAACTTCAGATGAATGCCTATGAAAAAACCTCTTCTTGTGCTTTGCAACTACATGAAAAAGCTGTTACAGAAAAGCTGGTGCTTCTGAAAGATGAGAAGAAACCTCTTTCACACTATTCCATGCTAACTCAGGGATTAgaggaagaatttaaaaatgacAAGCAGCTGACCATTCAG caGAAGTTAAATGAGACTcgaacagaaaaaaaaagtgaaaatcctCCAGAATGGTTTACGAGCTACTTGGAAACA TTCAGGGAACAAGTAGTTAAGGAGACTGTTGAGAAGCTGGAGCAGAAGCTGTATGAGAAGCTTGTTCATTGTAATCAGCCTCCAGACTTCTGTGAGGGCTCAGTtgcagcagcaccttccccttTGGAGAGCCCTGATGGCCAGTGTGACTGGCTGATCTCCTGCTGCAACTGCCAGGCCCGCATCGTCGGCATTCGCTACCAGTGCAG CCTTTGTCCAGCCTACAATATCTGTGAAGAGTGTGAAGCAGGAACATACGCACATGATCCAAACCATGTCCTGTTAAAGCTGCGCAGACCTGTCCTCTGCACGGCTGAGAattgcagccctgcagagctcccgTCGCACCTGCCTGTGACTCTGGAGCAAGTgag actCCAGAAACAGATGGACAAAAGATTTctgaaggcagagaaacaaagaTTACgagcagaaaagaaacagagaaaagcagaggttCGAGAGCTGAAAAAGCAGCTAAAATTGCACAGGAAAATTCATATGTGGAATTCTGTCCATGTATTGGAAACAAGCAGCTCACCTACTCTGAAATCTGAGAGTCTCCAACCTAACACCTTCCT GAGTCCTAATCAACCCTTCCAAGCAATTGTTCCAACACTAAGTGCGGTATTTGTGGATGAGAATTTGCCTGATGGTACTCGCTTGCAACCAGGAACAAAGTTTATCAAACACTGGCGAATGAAGAATACTGGCAATGTGGAATGGACCTCAGACACAAAG CTGAAACTTATGTGGGGAAATCTGACCCTGGCATCTTCTGAGAAGAAGGATGTGTTAGTGCCATCCCTTCCATCGGGACAAATAGGAACTGTTTCAGTTGAGTTTGTAGCTCCTAATATAGAAGGAACTTATACTTCTTACTGGAGACTGTCACACAGAGGGGAACAGTTTGGGCCAAGGATCTGGTGCAGTATTGTTGTGgatccctctccagctgctgacTATCTAGAAAGTGATTGGAAGGGTTCTGGCTCCTGTCAGAAGAGTAAAGCTCCCAGCATCAAACAG gTTGCATCCTTAAAACCAGAAGCAGGTGCTCAGTTTGTGGGTGAAATCACAGAGCAGGCTGAAATATCTTTGCCAAGTATTCCTTTAAAGATCAAAAATCTGCCAAGTGAGAGAGAATTTTATATTCCATCTGTTGACCTCCTCACTGCACAG GATTTGCTGTCCTTTGAGCTGTTGGACATTAATATTGTGCAGGAATTGGAGCGAGTGCCACACAATACTCCTGTTG ACATGACTCCATGCATGTCCCCtttgccacatgacagccccTTGCTGGAGAAACCTGGCTTAGGTCAGatagaggaggaggagaacgaGGGGAGTGGACTTAAGCTAGTGCCTG GAATGGCAGAAGCCTGCCTTCCTGTGGACTCCACCATGGTGAAGGTGAAAGCTGAGCATGCGTTGAAccaggaggaaggggaagaagatATGAGTGGGACTCAGTTTGTCTGTGAAACTGTAATTCGATCTCTGACCCTGGATGCTGCACCTGACCACAGGCCCCCCCCACCAAAAAGTAAAACCCTTCAGA ACTCTCTACAAACACTGCAAGACACCTTCAGTTGCAATATGATAAATGAAGAATCTCCTATGATAAATACTAATGCCAGTTCCAAAAAGGAAGCAAAGATTCATCAGTCAGAGGCAATGATGGAAAATTACTGTG GGGACCTTCCACGGTCTGGTGAGAGCACGAGCCCTTGTAATGGTACTGCCAATTGtgatgaagaggaggatgaTGATAAAGACGATGTTCAGAGTCAAGGCTCCTCTGCTTCGTCAGAGGATTATATCATTATTCTCCCCGAGTGCTTTGACACCAGTCGGCCTTTAGGCGAGTCCATGTATAGTTCGGCTCTTTCTCAGCCCAGTTTGGAGAAGGCAGGAGAAGCTgaaacaggagcagagaggCCAGAAGGGGGAAGCCAGGCACAGACCCGCAGGATTTTGTCACCTTCGCTAACACCAGCTGCGGTACCGTTAACCCCAGTGACTGCTGACACCTTGCCCCATACACAAAG GAATCTTGGATCTCTTTCAGATCATATCTTCCAAGAACCAAACATACCAGCTTCAGAGAATATCTCCTCTGCTTCTCATGATCAAATACAAAGAGAAG aacGCAGTGATGAAGACAGTCATGGTGTAGGATCTTCTGGATCTCTCCCTAGTAAACAGAAGTTCTCCGAATACCCAAG GTACCCTCAAGGAAGCAGCATTGCAGGAGAACTTGTCAAAGGAGCTTTGTCAGTTGCTGCTTCTGCCTACAAAGCATTATTTGCTGGACCACCGATTATTGAGCAG CCTGCAGCTACAGAAG